In one Nocardia tengchongensis genomic region, the following are encoded:
- a CDS encoding DUF5131 family protein, with protein sequence MTGIEWTEVTWNPVTGCDRVSSGCTNCYALSMAKRLKAMGAPKYQIDGDPRTSGPGFAITIHPAALDIPRRWRSPKVVFVNSMSDLFHARVPEAFIRDVFEVITATPQHTYQVLTKRSLRARRLAERLAWPPNLWMGVSVEDQDTLIRAEHLLEIPAAVRFLSCEPLLGPVDLTAVLRGRSSGIGWVIVGGESGLGARPVSPEWVRALRDHCVTAGVPFFFKQWGGRTPKQNGRTLDGMVWDQFPVNPSATQLSDTRKEMGRES encoded by the coding sequence GTGGACCGAGGTGACCTGGAACCCGGTCACCGGCTGCGACCGCGTCAGCAGCGGCTGCACCAACTGCTACGCACTGTCGATGGCCAAGCGGCTCAAGGCGATGGGTGCGCCGAAATATCAGATCGACGGCGACCCTCGCACCTCCGGGCCCGGGTTCGCGATCACGATTCATCCTGCGGCACTGGACATCCCCCGACGCTGGCGCTCACCGAAGGTGGTGTTCGTCAACTCGATGTCGGACCTGTTCCATGCCCGAGTCCCCGAAGCCTTCATCCGCGACGTCTTCGAGGTGATCACTGCGACACCACAACACACCTACCAGGTACTGACGAAACGGTCCCTACGAGCCCGACGCTTGGCAGAGCGGCTGGCCTGGCCACCCAACCTATGGATGGGTGTCTCGGTAGAGGATCAAGACACACTCATCCGCGCCGAGCATCTGCTCGAAATACCTGCAGCTGTGCGATTTCTGTCCTGCGAGCCACTTTTGGGACCCGTCGACCTCACCGCGGTATTGCGCGGCCGATCCAGCGGAATCGGGTGGGTGATCGTCGGCGGTGAGTCCGGCCTTGGTGCCCGTCCGGTCTCTCCGGAATGGGTGCGAGCACTACGAGATCATTGCGTCACCGCCGGCGTGCCGTTCTTCTTCAAACAATGGGGCGGCCGCACCCCCAAACAGAACGGCCGCACCCTCGACGGCATGGTCTGGGATCAGTTCCCTGTCAATCCGTCTGCGACCCAACTGAGCGATACCCGAAAAGAGATGGGAAGAGAGTCATGA
- a CDS encoding AlpA family transcriptional regulator, which produces MKAEMRMPDLEASKWYTTEEVAIVLKVDPSSLRRWRTAEPPQGPPFVPISERVIRYSGSDVLSYLVNRRVDPTAA; this is translated from the coding sequence ATGAAAGCCGAGATGCGGATGCCGGATTTGGAGGCATCGAAGTGGTACACCACCGAAGAGGTTGCCATTGTCTTGAAGGTCGACCCCTCCAGCCTGCGGCGGTGGCGCACGGCTGAACCGCCGCAAGGTCCACCCTTCGTGCCAATTTCCGAGCGCGTAATCCGCTACAGCGGCAGCGACGTACTTTCCTACCTAGTGAATCGGCGCGTCGACCCGACCGCGGCGTGA
- a CDS encoding tyrosine-type recombinase/integrase: MLTHINDARDRVGRTHPEASERELHEALMDARLFVGPRGGRIATGVLRDATHWDDVVAQLGFEHLRRHDLRHTGLTWFADAGVPLHRLQQIAGHTDPRITQRYLHPDVKALQDDGELLARFLTLPNAGPQIPELLARMGPDYPRANPSGPRLAPNLWVVE, encoded by the coding sequence GTGCTGACCCACATCAACGACGCCCGTGACCGAGTCGGCCGAACCCACCCGGAGGCCAGCGAACGCGAGTTGCATGAGGCACTCATGGACGCACGGCTGTTCGTCGGTCCACGCGGCGGCCGGATCGCTACCGGCGTTCTGCGGGATGCGACGCACTGGGATGATGTGGTGGCGCAGTTGGGATTCGAGCATCTGCGCCGGCACGACCTGCGGCACACCGGGCTCACCTGGTTCGCCGACGCGGGCGTGCCGTTGCATCGGCTGCAGCAGATCGCCGGCCACACCGACCCGCGGATCACCCAGCGTTACCTGCACCCGGACGTCAAGGCCCTGCAGGACGACGGAGAGTTGCTCGCCCGCTTCCTCACGCTGCCGAACGCAGGCCCACAGATACCCGAGCTACTGGCCCGCATGGGACCCGACTATCCGCGAGCCAACCCGAGTGGCCCCAGATTGGCCCCAAATCTATGGGTCGTCGAATAA
- a CDS encoding TetR family transcriptional regulator has protein sequence MAKETEEAIRARILLEVTALLESEGPDAVQLREVARRARVSLTTIYKFFPTRDDLLVSAIEAWMEDNTYLPMETPPPGEPLRDGLLRVMRHVFDPWERHPTMLEAYHRARTGPARHRLDNHGLDAVFPIAAAVLSGANPRYLADIAVILANMTFSLLGQCADGTLQVSEVLPILERAVHRLTTNNEPEAAEALARRESTTPAPLSPDLAAPFIRTPTDSTAPEQP, from the coding sequence ATGGCCAAGGAGACGGAAGAGGCAATCCGGGCACGAATCCTGCTCGAAGTGACCGCCCTGCTCGAATCCGAGGGCCCCGACGCCGTCCAGCTCCGCGAGGTAGCCCGCCGCGCCCGCGTCTCCCTCACCACCATCTACAAGTTCTTCCCCACCCGCGATGACCTGCTGGTTTCCGCCATCGAAGCCTGGATGGAAGACAACACCTACCTCCCGATGGAAACCCCACCCCCCGGCGAACCCCTCCGCGACGGCCTGCTGCGCGTCATGCGCCACGTCTTCGACCCGTGGGAACGCCACCCCACCATGCTCGAGGCCTACCACCGGGCCCGCACCGGCCCCGCCCGCCACCGCCTCGACAACCACGGCCTCGACGCCGTCTTCCCCATCGCCGCCGCCGTCCTCTCCGGCGCCAACCCCCGCTACCTCGCAGACATCGCCGTCATCCTCGCGAACATGACCTTCTCCCTCCTAGGCCAATGCGCCGACGGCACCCTCCAGGTCTCCGAAGTCCTCCCCATCCTCGAACGCGCAGTCCACCGCCTCACCACCAACAACGAACCCGAAGCCGCCGAAGCCCTCGCCCGCCGCGAGTCCACCACCCCCGCCCCCCTCTCCCCCGACCTAGCCGCCCCCTTCATCCGCACCCCCACGGATTCGACTGCGCCAGAACAACCCTGA
- a CDS encoding lipase family protein — protein sequence MPRQQYSSVPTGRRTISVVKVAALAALAVAASCAAVTPAAAEPVNDFYYPPQEFDATPGAVIKTEGMSVLPAVPAADGSWPLPAQRVMYTSRTQNDTPVAVTGTFIDSTRPWQGQGPRPTVLIAPGTVGQGDQCALSLAFPTGMYASLTPPTFSANQEAIAAFAWNALGARVFVTDYIGMGTLGIHTYANRIEEAHAVLDAARAANRLAGTGADTPLAFWGYSQGGGASAAAAEMQPGYAPELNLKGTWAGAPTADLSAILDRIEGSLIGGAVGFALNGFLDRYPELKPELDARVTPAGHGLLDELSNACIGDVIALHPFLRTNAFTVDQRPLVEHMREIPAIQQILRQQRIGSLTPASPVLITSGVNDDTVPYGQAKQLANDWCAAGATVTFRTDELPPILPGATIPNHFGPELIDGFGTNNAIGYLMDRLNGTPLSGCAFS from the coding sequence ATGCCTCGTCAGCAGTACTCGTCTGTTCCGACTGGCCGGCGAACGATCAGCGTCGTCAAAGTCGCGGCCCTCGCGGCCCTCGCGGTGGCCGCGAGCTGCGCCGCGGTGACACCGGCCGCCGCCGAGCCGGTGAACGACTTCTATTACCCGCCACAGGAATTCGATGCGACGCCGGGTGCGGTGATCAAGACCGAGGGGATGTCGGTGCTGCCGGCGGTCCCGGCCGCCGACGGGAGCTGGCCGTTGCCGGCGCAGCGGGTCATGTACACCTCGCGCACCCAGAACGACACGCCCGTGGCCGTGACCGGCACGTTCATCGACTCCACCCGGCCGTGGCAGGGGCAGGGACCCCGGCCGACGGTGCTGATCGCCCCCGGCACGGTCGGGCAAGGTGATCAGTGCGCGCTGTCGCTGGCGTTCCCGACCGGCATGTACGCGAGCCTGACGCCGCCCACCTTCTCGGCCAATCAGGAGGCCATCGCCGCGTTCGCCTGGAACGCGCTCGGCGCGCGGGTCTTCGTCACCGACTACATCGGGATGGGCACACTCGGCATCCACACCTACGCGAACCGGATCGAGGAGGCGCACGCCGTACTCGACGCCGCGCGCGCCGCGAACCGGCTCGCGGGCACCGGCGCGGACACGCCGCTCGCGTTCTGGGGGTATTCGCAGGGCGGCGGGGCGAGTGCCGCCGCGGCGGAGATGCAGCCGGGCTACGCCCCGGAGCTGAATCTGAAGGGCACGTGGGCCGGTGCTCCTACGGCGGATCTGTCGGCGATTCTGGATCGGATCGAGGGCAGTCTGATCGGTGGCGCGGTCGGCTTCGCGCTCAATGGATTTCTGGACCGGTACCCGGAACTGAAGCCCGAACTCGATGCGCGCGTGACTCCGGCGGGCCACGGGCTGCTCGACGAGCTGTCCAACGCGTGCATCGGTGACGTGATCGCGCTGCATCCGTTCCTGCGCACCAACGCGTTCACCGTCGATCAGCGGCCGCTGGTCGAGCACATGCGGGAAATCCCGGCGATCCAGCAGATTCTGCGGCAGCAGCGGATCGGATCGCTGACCCCGGCCAGCCCGGTCCTGATCACCAGCGGTGTCAACGACGACACCGTGCCGTACGGCCAAGCCAAGCAGCTTGCAAACGATTGGTGTGCCGCGGGTGCGACGGTCACCTTCCGCACCGACGAATTGCCGCCGATCCTGCCGGGCGCGACCATTCCCAACCATTTCGGCCCGGAATTGATCGACGGCTTCGGAACGAACAATGCGATCGGCTATCTGATGGATCGGCTGAACGGCACACCGCTCTCGGGATGCGCCTTCTCCTGA
- a CDS encoding protein kinase: protein MPRPASQRHHHDQKCPTRASATRRTFRCAPVTRYPFRGSHARTRRDVRRLPDLAKTGSRRDGRGLSGPRPRPATIRGIETADPARRRTSPPGPVPARGRYGCALQHPNIVTVYARGEEDDRLWISMTFVDGSDVARALRDGPLHPARAVRIIAETAAALDHAHDTGILHRDVKPANILLADGRPERVLLTDFGIAKSLDESRQLTQNGEILASFQYAAPERLTRPAEADRRADVYSLGCTLFHMLTGEAPYPGQNVGQIVYGHAYEPVPVPSDRNPTLPQGFDELIARAMAKDPERRFPTCTHLAWSASRILRQNTTPHTGLSTSVHRSGPRSLVTQPGHNATTMPPAPLPARPTGPPPTRRDNEPGAARQTTGPAPTLPATGPAPARQATGSAPTRWVTGTAPTRQNTGPAPTLRNTGPAPTRLVTGPMPAEQHDAIGIGARTGSDIGTGSDTGTGTGVGTTNPGKRGTVVRIVVAFALVVIVAGLGYWVVHTGDHQPSPKSDATTSQSPTTTPATDTSVTDTPTVTTDKPIVTTPTAQPAKTIPVPNVVGMAITQAKARLEKDGFTVKTVQREDKRDKGTVVELAPAAGSEQPAGATITVYVASGPTTITVPTLTGLSPDAVTTALKAAGWSGSVKQIYAAVTDSAKIGKVIDQNPTAGTAVAPDLTITITVGANTTSTSPTTTPPKTTPATIMPPTTTASTY, encoded by the coding sequence TTGCCGCGTCCGGCGAGCCAACGGCATCACCATGATCAAAAATGCCCGACTCGCGCGAGCGCGACACGCCGAACGTTTCGGTGTGCGCCCGTCACGCGATATCCCTTCCGTGGGAGTCACGCTCGAACCCGGAGAGATGTTCGCCGGCTACCAGATCTTGCGAAAACTGGGAGCCGGCGGGATGGGCGCGGTCTATCAGGCCCGAGACCGCGACCTGCCACGATTCGTGGCATTGAAACTGCTGACCCTGCCCGGCGGCGAACTAGCCCACCGGGCCCGGTTCCAGCGCGAGGCCGATACGGTTGCGCCCTGCAACATCCGAACATCGTCACCGTCTACGCCCGCGGCGAGGAAGACGACCGGCTGTGGATCTCCATGACCTTCGTCGACGGCAGCGACGTGGCGCGCGCCCTGCGCGACGGCCCCCTGCACCCGGCCCGCGCGGTGCGCATCATCGCCGAAACCGCCGCCGCGCTCGACCACGCCCACGACACCGGAATCCTGCACCGGGATGTGAAACCGGCCAATATCCTGCTCGCCGACGGACGACCGGAACGCGTCCTGCTCACCGATTTCGGCATCGCCAAGTCTCTCGACGAGAGCCGCCAGCTCACCCAGAACGGTGAGATCCTGGCCAGTTTCCAGTACGCGGCGCCGGAACGGCTGACCCGGCCCGCCGAGGCCGACCGCCGCGCCGACGTGTACTCGTTGGGGTGCACGCTGTTTCACATGCTGACCGGAGAGGCTCCGTATCCGGGACAGAACGTCGGGCAGATCGTCTACGGCCACGCTTACGAGCCGGTGCCCGTCCCCTCCGATCGGAACCCCACGCTGCCACAAGGTTTCGACGAGCTGATCGCGCGTGCCATGGCCAAGGATCCCGAGCGGCGGTTCCCCACCTGCACCCACCTGGCGTGGAGCGCCTCGCGGATTCTGCGCCAGAACACGACGCCGCACACGGGACTGTCGACCAGCGTTCACCGCAGCGGACCGAGATCCCTTGTGACGCAGCCCGGGCACAACGCCACCACGATGCCGCCCGCGCCACTGCCCGCGCGCCCGACGGGGCCTCCGCCCACCCGCCGAGACAACGAGCCTGGAGCCGCGCGTCAGACAACAGGGCCCGCGCCGACGCTCCCGGCGACCGGACCCGCACCCGCCCGCCAAGCGACCGGGTCCGCGCCGACCCGCTGGGTCACCGGCACCGCGCCGACGCGGCAGAACACGGGACCCGCACCCACCCTTCGGAATACGGGGCCTGCACCTACCAGGCTGGTCACCGGGCCCATGCCCGCTGAGCAGCATGACGCCATCGGCATCGGCGCCCGCACGGGATCGGACATCGGCACCGGATCGGACACTGGCACCGGGACCGGTGTCGGCACAACGAATCCCGGCAAACGCGGCACCGTCGTACGGATCGTCGTGGCGTTCGCCCTGGTTGTCATCGTGGCGGGCCTCGGATATTGGGTGGTGCACACCGGAGACCATCAGCCATCCCCGAAGTCCGACGCGACGACGTCACAGTCGCCCACGACGACCCCGGCGACCGACACGTCGGTCACCGACACGCCAACGGTCACCACGGACAAGCCGATCGTCACCACACCCACCGCCCAGCCCGCGAAGACCATTCCGGTGCCGAATGTGGTCGGCATGGCGATCACACAGGCAAAAGCGCGGCTGGAGAAGGACGGGTTCACCGTCAAAACGGTTCAGCGTGAGGACAAAAGAGACAAAGGGACAGTCGTGGAACTCGCGCCCGCCGCAGGATCCGAACAGCCTGCCGGTGCCACCATCACGGTGTACGTCGCGTCCGGCCCGACCACGATCACCGTGCCCACTCTGACCGGTCTGTCCCCCGACGCCGTGACCACCGCACTGAAAGCCGCCGGCTGGTCGGGGTCGGTGAAGCAAATCTATGCCGCGGTCACCGATTCGGCGAAGATCGGCAAAGTGATCGACCAGAACCCGACGGCCGGCACCGCGGTGGCACCGGACCTGACGATCACCATCACCGTCGGCGCCAACACGACCTCCACCTCACCGACCACTACGCCGCCGAAGACCACACCGGCCACGATCATGCCGCCGACCACCACCGCCTCGACATACTGA
- a CDS encoding TetR/AcrR family transcriptional regulator: MTPHPRRRSRGDDRREQIIDQALKAFADNGYRTTSIAEIAERCGLSQPGVLHYFPNKAALLSAVLDYRDRLDYDRLGFDQQLRGKDALIRLAQLVDHNTHVPGLVRLFTVLTSEAVTTDHPAHDWAQQRYRKLQDYLAAALDAGRADGSVRADIDPAAVARQVFAMMDGLQLQWLVDPDNVDMATLFRAYIDELIAWIS; the protein is encoded by the coding sequence ATGACGCCCCATCCTCGACGCCGCAGCCGGGGCGACGACCGCCGCGAGCAGATCATCGACCAGGCCCTGAAAGCCTTCGCCGACAACGGGTACCGCACCACCTCCATCGCCGAGATCGCCGAGCGCTGCGGACTGTCCCAGCCCGGCGTGCTGCACTACTTCCCCAACAAGGCGGCGCTGCTGTCCGCGGTCCTCGACTACCGCGACCGCCTCGACTACGACCGCCTCGGCTTCGACCAGCAGCTGCGCGGCAAGGACGCCCTCATCCGCCTCGCCCAGCTGGTCGACCACAATACGCACGTGCCCGGGCTGGTCCGGCTGTTCACGGTGCTCACCAGCGAGGCGGTCACCACCGATCACCCCGCGCACGACTGGGCGCAGCAGCGCTACCGCAAACTCCAGGACTACCTGGCCGCGGCCCTGGACGCGGGCCGGGCCGACGGCAGTGTGCGCGCGGACATCGATCCCGCGGCCGTCGCCCGGCAGGTCTTCGCCATGATGGACGGATTACAGCTGCAATGGCTGGTGGATCCCGACAACGTGGACATGGCCACGCTCTTCCGGGCCTACATCGACGAACTCATCGCCTGGATCTCCTAG
- a CDS encoding alpha/beta fold hydrolase: MSQALITPFTLRGAAGKLAAWEAAPPAGAEHRGTVLLVPGFTGSKEDFEAMLPLLADAGYRAVAYDQRGQWESEGPDEVSDYTMADFVGDLHGVVDQISPDEPVHLVGHSFGGYVSRVAVIERPARFRTFTLLASGPSSVEDINFPPPQLVAQMVEAGGQETIWQQMSAVMAQADQQPSPERMEFLRERILRTKKANIIGILTCMAEPPVKDPATLRDSGVPLLVAYGDTNDLWAPEVHAEFAKQLHARTAVYPGSGHVPNEDVPDRVCADLVTFWKERA, encoded by the coding sequence ATGAGTCAGGCCCTGATCACACCGTTCACACTGCGGGGAGCCGCCGGGAAGCTGGCCGCCTGGGAAGCCGCACCGCCAGCCGGGGCCGAGCACCGCGGCACCGTGCTGCTGGTTCCGGGCTTCACCGGCTCCAAGGAGGACTTCGAGGCGATGCTGCCGCTGCTGGCGGACGCCGGCTATCGCGCGGTCGCCTACGACCAGCGTGGGCAGTGGGAATCCGAGGGTCCGGACGAGGTGTCGGACTACACCATGGCCGATTTCGTCGGCGATCTGCACGGCGTGGTCGATCAGATCTCGCCGGATGAGCCCGTGCACCTGGTCGGTCACTCCTTCGGCGGCTATGTCTCGCGCGTCGCGGTGATCGAGCGTCCCGCGCGGTTCCGCACCTTCACCCTGCTCGCCTCCGGCCCGTCCTCGGTGGAGGACATCAACTTCCCGCCGCCGCAGCTGGTCGCGCAGATGGTGGAAGCCGGTGGGCAGGAGACGATCTGGCAGCAGATGAGCGCGGTCATGGCCCAGGCCGACCAGCAGCCCTCGCCGGAGCGAATGGAATTCCTGCGCGAGCGGATCCTGCGCACCAAGAAGGCCAACATCATCGGCATCCTCACCTGCATGGCCGAACCGCCGGTGAAAGACCCCGCCACGCTGCGCGATTCGGGCGTGCCGCTGCTGGTCGCGTACGGCGACACCAACGACCTGTGGGCGCCCGAGGTACACGCGGAGTTCGCGAAACAGCTGCACGCGAGGACCGCCGTCTACCCCGGCTCCGGCCACGTACCGAACGAGGATGTTCCCGACCGGGTCTGCGCGGACCTGGTGACCTTCTGGAAGGAACGAGCATGA
- a CDS encoding beta-glucosidase, with amino-acid sequence MTDAIDDLLVKLDLPAKIRLISGAGFFRFAGDESIGLAEMPVSDGPSGVRGEQWDERDPSVSLPSGTALAATWDRDLLTDIGALIAAEARRKDVYAVLGPTINLHRSPLGGRHFECFSEDPMLTAEIADAYVRAVQAHGVSACPKHYVANDSENERFTADVIADERTLRELYLYPFERSVEAGAWMVMAAYNSVNGATMTENDLLDEPLKGEWGFDGVVVSDWTAVRSTAGAAKGNDLAMPGPWELWGAPLEQAVRDGQVPESAIDDKVRRILRFAERVGALHGTPTPVPAFGEDAARQLVREAASLAMVLATNDGTLPLREPARVALLGSAAAEPRFMGGGSATVIPTRTTSPLQGLSEVLPVVYTPGVHLSENMIPVPLDLVTDPETGEPGLRLRYLDGDTVLASEHRGAGSLMLFGNPNAVQAKTIELRGRLRADMAGEWRIGFAGVGALTLTLDGEQVLDETVLPDGADPVEMLLNPPQRFVTRTLAEGEEVDVLVRMAPGGGFPAMGITCAVGRPRRSDDEEFAAAIELARTSDVAVVVVGTTEQIESEGFDRTTLRLPGRQDELVAAVAAANPRTVVVVNSGSPVEMPWRDDVAAVLLTWFPGQEFGSALADVLTGAAEPGGRLPTTWPKTIDDVPVLNTKPEPDNALPYSEGIHIGYRAWLKSGVAPAYPFGHGLGYTTWELDGLTVSGRTATVTARNTGARAGRQVVQAYLSRPDSAVDRPVRWLAGFAVVEAGAGESVSATVELPKRSFEHWTEQGWVVEPGSFTLRVGTSVTALPLTAEIG; translated from the coding sequence ATGACCGACGCTATCGACGACCTGCTCGTGAAACTGGATCTCCCCGCCAAGATTCGCCTGATCTCGGGCGCGGGCTTCTTCCGCTTCGCCGGCGACGAGAGCATCGGGCTGGCCGAGATGCCGGTCTCCGACGGCCCCTCCGGAGTGCGCGGCGAGCAGTGGGACGAGCGCGATCCGTCGGTGAGCCTGCCCTCGGGCACCGCCCTGGCCGCCACCTGGGACCGCGACCTGCTCACCGACATCGGCGCGCTCATCGCCGCCGAGGCGCGCCGCAAGGACGTGTACGCGGTCCTGGGCCCGACCATCAACCTGCACCGATCCCCGCTCGGCGGACGGCATTTCGAATGCTTCTCCGAGGATCCGATGCTCACCGCCGAGATCGCCGACGCCTACGTGCGCGCGGTCCAGGCGCACGGGGTGAGCGCGTGCCCGAAGCACTACGTCGCCAACGACTCCGAGAACGAGCGCTTCACCGCCGACGTCATCGCCGACGAGCGCACCCTGCGCGAGCTGTACCTGTACCCGTTCGAGCGTTCCGTGGAAGCGGGCGCGTGGATGGTCATGGCCGCCTACAACTCGGTCAACGGCGCGACCATGACCGAGAACGACCTGCTCGACGAACCGTTGAAGGGGGAGTGGGGCTTCGACGGCGTGGTGGTGTCGGACTGGACCGCGGTGCGCTCCACCGCGGGCGCGGCCAAGGGCAACGACCTGGCCATGCCCGGCCCGTGGGAGTTGTGGGGCGCGCCCCTGGAGCAGGCGGTGCGCGACGGGCAGGTCCCCGAATCCGCGATCGACGACAAGGTGCGGCGCATCCTGCGCTTCGCCGAGCGGGTCGGGGCGTTGCATGGAACGCCCACGCCCGTCCCGGCTTTCGGTGAGGACGCGGCGCGGCAACTGGTGCGCGAGGCCGCGTCCCTGGCCATGGTGCTCGCCACCAATGACGGCACCCTGCCGCTGCGCGAGCCCGCCCGCGTCGCGCTGCTCGGATCCGCCGCCGCCGAACCGCGATTCATGGGCGGCGGCAGCGCGACCGTGATCCCCACCCGCACCACCTCGCCGCTGCAGGGACTCTCCGAGGTGCTGCCGGTGGTGTACACCCCGGGTGTGCACCTGAGCGAGAACATGATTCCGGTTCCGCTGGACCTGGTCACCGATCCCGAGACCGGCGAGCCCGGGCTCCGCCTGCGCTACCTCGACGGTGACACGGTGCTCGCGTCAGAGCATCGCGGCGCGGGCAGCCTCATGCTGTTCGGCAACCCGAATGCTGTGCAGGCCAAGACCATCGAACTACGCGGGCGGCTGCGCGCCGACATGGCGGGGGAATGGCGCATCGGTTTTGCCGGTGTCGGCGCGCTGACGCTGACTCTCGACGGTGAGCAGGTGCTCGACGAGACCGTGCTGCCCGACGGGGCCGACCCGGTCGAGATGCTGCTGAACCCGCCGCAGCGGTTCGTGACCCGCACCCTCGCCGAGGGCGAGGAGGTCGATGTCCTGGTGCGCATGGCGCCCGGCGGCGGCTTCCCGGCAATGGGCATCACCTGCGCGGTCGGCCGCCCGCGCCGCTCGGACGACGAGGAGTTCGCCGCGGCCATCGAGTTGGCGCGCACCAGCGACGTGGCGGTGGTCGTGGTCGGCACCACCGAGCAGATCGAATCCGAGGGCTTCGACCGCACCACGCTGCGGCTGCCCGGCCGGCAGGACGAGCTGGTGGCGGCCGTCGCCGCCGCCAACCCGCGCACCGTCGTGGTGGTGAATTCCGGTTCGCCCGTGGAGATGCCGTGGCGCGACGACGTCGCGGCGGTGCTGCTGACCTGGTTCCCCGGCCAGGAATTCGGTTCGGCGCTGGCGGACGTGCTCACCGGCGCGGCCGAACCTGGCGGCCGACTGCCCACCACCTGGCCCAAGACGATCGACGACGTCCCGGTGCTGAACACCAAGCCGGAGCCGGACAATGCGCTGCCGTACTCCGAGGGCATTCACATCGGCTACCGCGCGTGGCTGAAATCCGGTGTGGCCCCGGCATATCCGTTCGGGCACGGGCTCGGCTACACCACGTGGGAGCTCGACGGGCTGACGGTGTCGGGCCGGACCGCCACGGTCACCGCGCGCAATACCGGCGCCCGCGCCGGTCGTCAGGTCGTGCAGGCGTATCTGTCGCGCCCGGACAGCGCCGTCGATCGCCCGGTGCGCTGGCTGGCCGGATTCGCGGTGGTCGAGGCCGGGGCGGGTGAATCCGTCAGTGCCACCGTCGAATTGCCGAAGCGGTCCTTCGAGCACTGGACCGAGCAGGGCTGGGTCGTCGAGCCCGGCTCGTTCACGCTGCGCGTCGGCACCTCGGTGACGGCGCTTCCGCTCACCGCCGAGATCGGCTGA
- a CDS encoding helix-turn-helix domain-containing protein, protein MNAYEVTVGGSRISTAGASAKESFDLWASILSESMVKCSMEPLSDEPFHGVLDPRVRSEPISIALVANSDTLARRTHRHIASSDSSSVLACLTTAGVCDVRCGGTYLRSPVGTMFVVDGNRPQEAVTTGYQGIIIRVRRDLLMSAAGLREDQVPQAMRFQPIGHEGLVIDYFRRLVHLSPAALGNTAMLDAGIGLLAAGLALGSDQLPDECAANTLLRQQVITFLEAHLSNPELTPDRIAVACGLSRRKLFRIFADIDGGPMMVLRRLRAERARELLVAAPDRTIAAIADACGFTGDRNFYRVFRAETGLTPREYRDHILSVRPAPGSSMGVPLGSFSA, encoded by the coding sequence ATGAATGCCTACGAGGTGACCGTGGGTGGCTCGCGCATCTCGACCGCCGGTGCCTCCGCGAAGGAATCGTTCGATCTCTGGGCGTCCATCCTGAGCGAGTCGATGGTGAAGTGCTCGATGGAACCGCTCTCCGACGAACCGTTCCACGGCGTCCTCGACCCGCGCGTGCGCTCGGAACCGATATCGATTGCCCTGGTGGCGAATTCGGACACGCTGGCGCGCCGCACACATCGCCACATCGCGAGCTCGGACTCCTCGTCCGTGCTCGCCTGCCTGACCACGGCCGGGGTGTGCGACGTCCGTTGCGGCGGAACCTATCTGCGCTCGCCTGTGGGCACCATGTTCGTGGTGGACGGCAATCGGCCGCAGGAGGCCGTCACCACCGGCTACCAGGGCATTATCATCCGCGTCCGGCGCGACCTGCTGATGAGCGCCGCGGGCTTGCGTGAAGACCAGGTGCCGCAGGCGATGCGGTTCCAGCCGATCGGCCACGAGGGCTTGGTGATCGACTACTTCCGGCGTCTGGTGCACCTGTCGCCCGCGGCGCTGGGCAATACGGCGATGCTCGACGCCGGTATCGGACTGCTCGCGGCGGGCCTGGCCCTGGGTAGCGACCAGCTGCCCGACGAGTGTGCGGCCAACACCCTCCTACGTCAGCAGGTGATCACCTTTCTCGAGGCGCACCTGAGCAATCCGGAACTGACGCCGGACCGCATCGCCGTCGCGTGCGGGCTCTCGCGCCGCAAGCTGTTCCGGATCTTCGCCGACATCGACGGCGGCCCGATGATGGTGTTGCGCCGGCTGCGGGCCGAGCGCGCCCGGGAACTGCTGGTCGCCGCGCCCGATCGCACCATCGCCGCCATCGCGGACGCCTGCGGATTCACCGGGGACCGCAACTTCTATCGCGTGTTCCGGGCCGAAACCGGGCTGACCCCACGCGAATACCGTGACCACATCCTGTCGGTGCGGCCCGCGCCCGGCTCGTCGATGGGTGTGCCGCTGGGTAGCTTCTCGGCGTAA